From a single Octopus sinensis unplaced genomic scaffold, ASM634580v1 Contig09685, whole genome shotgun sequence genomic region:
- the LOC115228162 gene encoding isocitrate dehydrogenase [NAD] subunit gamma, mitochondrial isoform X3, with amino-acid sequence MSVCHFVSNNCLTVLSRLGRRCILNGTVASRTSQHKPLLSQAYATSAAKERSQYGGRYTVTLFSGDGIGPELLDHVKTVFRFAGAPIDFEEITINARTSEQTDMENALLSVKRNGVAIKGNIETAMADPSKRSINVSLRTELDLWASIVQCKTIPGISVRHQGIDVVIIRENTEGEYSNLEHENVNGVVESLKIITRKRCMNIAKYAFDYAVKHGRKKVTAIHKANIMKLGDGLFLECCKNVAEEYPQIEFNNMIVDNACMQMVSHPQQFDVLVLPNLYGNILSNVATGMVGGAGVVPGRNIGDSYAIFETGTRNSGRSIQGKNIANPTGMLLASCDMLDYLGCYRYATMIRESVMNVLISKKIHTPDVGGTSSTSEVIEAILDDLRPKASS; translated from the exons GGTACTGTTGCCAGCCGAACAAGTCAACATAAGCCTCTCCTTTCACAAGCCTATGCGACATCTGCtgcaaaagaaaga TCCCAGTATGGTGGCAGGTACACTGTGACATTGTTCAGTGGAGATGGCATCGGACCGGAATTGTTGGATCATGTCAAAACTGTCTTCAG GTTTGCTGGAGCACCAATTGACTTTGAAGAAATCACCATTAATGCCCGGACTTCTGAGCAGACAGACATGGAAAATGCTCTTCTCTCAGTGAAAAGAAATGGCGTTGCAATCAAAG GAAATATTGAAACAGCAATGGCAGACCCCAGTAAAAGGTCCATCAATGTCTCCCTCAG GACAGAACTTGATCTTTGGGCCAGCATTGTCCAGTGTAAAACGATTCCTGGGATTTCTGTGAGACACCAAGGCATTGATGTTGTGATCATTCGGGAAAATACAGAAGGAGAATATTCCAACCTGGAACATGAG aatGTGAATGGAGTTGttgaaagtttgaagatcatCACCAGGAAACGATGCATGAATATTGCAAAATACGCATTCGATTATGCAGTGAAGCATGGACGCAAGAAGGTCACGGCTATTCACAAGGCAAACATAAT gaAACTTGGTGATGGACTGTTTCTAGAATGTTGCAAAAATGTTGCAGAAGAATATCCACAAATCGAATTCAATAATATGATTGTTGATAATGCTTGCATGCAG ATGGTCTCCCATCCTCAACAATTTGATGTTTTAGTGTTGCCAAATCTTTATGGCAATATTCTAAGCAACGTTGCCACTGGAATGGTCGGAGGTGCTGGTGTTGTACCTGGCCGGAATATAGGAGATTCTTATGCCATTTTTGAAACT GGTACACGAAACTCGGGTCGCTCCATCCAAGGAAAGAACATTGCCAACCCAACGGGTATGTTATTAGCCAGCTGTGACATGCTAGATTACCTCGG CTGCTACAGATACGCCACGATGATTCGAGAGTCAGTCATGAATGTATTGATTTCTAAGAAG ATCCACACACCAGACGTTGGCGGAACCTCCTCCACCAGCGAAGTGATTGAGGCCATCCTTGATGATCTCCGACCAAAAGCCAGCAGTTG
- the LOC115228162 gene encoding isocitrate dehydrogenase [NAD] subunit gamma, mitochondrial isoform X2 produces MSVCHFVSNNCLTVLSRLGRRCILNGTVASRTSQHKPLLSQAYATSAAKERSQYGGRYTVTLFSGDGIGPELLDHVKTVFRFAGAPIDFEEITINARTSEQTDMENALLSVKRNGVAIKGNIETAMADPSKRSINVSLRTELDLWASIVQCKTIPGISVRHQGIDVVIIRENTEGEYSNLEHENVNGVVESLKIITRKRCMNIAKYAFDYAVKHGRKKVTAIHKANIMKLGDGLFLECCKNVAEEYPQIEFNNMIVDNACMQMVSHPQQFDVLVLPNLYGNILSNVATGMVGGAGVVPGRNIGDSYAIFETGTRNSGRSIQGKNIANPTGMLLASCDMLDYLGCYRYATMIRESVMNVLISKKIHTPDVGGTSSTSEVIEAILDDLRPKASSWLF; encoded by the exons GGTACTGTTGCCAGCCGAACAAGTCAACATAAGCCTCTCCTTTCACAAGCCTATGCGACATCTGCtgcaaaagaaaga TCCCAGTATGGTGGCAGGTACACTGTGACATTGTTCAGTGGAGATGGCATCGGACCGGAATTGTTGGATCATGTCAAAACTGTCTTCAG GTTTGCTGGAGCACCAATTGACTTTGAAGAAATCACCATTAATGCCCGGACTTCTGAGCAGACAGACATGGAAAATGCTCTTCTCTCAGTGAAAAGAAATGGCGTTGCAATCAAAG GAAATATTGAAACAGCAATGGCAGACCCCAGTAAAAGGTCCATCAATGTCTCCCTCAG GACAGAACTTGATCTTTGGGCCAGCATTGTCCAGTGTAAAACGATTCCTGGGATTTCTGTGAGACACCAAGGCATTGATGTTGTGATCATTCGGGAAAATACAGAAGGAGAATATTCCAACCTGGAACATGAG aatGTGAATGGAGTTGttgaaagtttgaagatcatCACCAGGAAACGATGCATGAATATTGCAAAATACGCATTCGATTATGCAGTGAAGCATGGACGCAAGAAGGTCACGGCTATTCACAAGGCAAACATAAT gaAACTTGGTGATGGACTGTTTCTAGAATGTTGCAAAAATGTTGCAGAAGAATATCCACAAATCGAATTCAATAATATGATTGTTGATAATGCTTGCATGCAG ATGGTCTCCCATCCTCAACAATTTGATGTTTTAGTGTTGCCAAATCTTTATGGCAATATTCTAAGCAACGTTGCCACTGGAATGGTCGGAGGTGCTGGTGTTGTACCTGGCCGGAATATAGGAGATTCTTATGCCATTTTTGAAACT GGTACACGAAACTCGGGTCGCTCCATCCAAGGAAAGAACATTGCCAACCCAACGGGTATGTTATTAGCCAGCTGTGACATGCTAGATTACCTCGG CTGCTACAGATACGCCACGATGATTCGAGAGTCAGTCATGAATGTATTGATTTCTAAGAAG ATCCACACACCAGACGTTGGCGGAACCTCCTCCACCAGCGAAGTGATTGAGGCCATCCTTGATGATCTCCGACCAAAAGCCAGCAGTTG
- the LOC115228162 gene encoding isocitrate dehydrogenase [NAD] subunit gamma, mitochondrial isoform X1, producing the protein MSVCHFVSNNCLTVLSRLGRRCILNGTVASRTSQHKPLLSQAYATSAAKERSQYGGRYTVTLFSGDGIGPELLDHVKTVFRFAGAPIDFEEITINARTSEQTDMENALLSVKRNGVAIKGNIETAMADPSKRSINVSLRTELDLWASIVQCKTIPGISVRHQGIDVVIIRENTEGEYSNLEHENVNGVVESLKIITRKRCMNIAKYAFDYAVKHGRKKVTAIHKANIMKLGDGLFLECCKNVAEEYPQIEFNNMIVDNACMQMVSHPQQFDVLVLPNLYGNILSNVATGMVGGAGVVPGRNIGDSYAIFETGTRNSGRSIQGKNIANPTGMLLASCDMLDYLGCYRYATMIRESVMNVLISKKIHTPDVGGTSSTSEVIEAILDDLRPKASSWKRT; encoded by the exons GGTACTGTTGCCAGCCGAACAAGTCAACATAAGCCTCTCCTTTCACAAGCCTATGCGACATCTGCtgcaaaagaaaga TCCCAGTATGGTGGCAGGTACACTGTGACATTGTTCAGTGGAGATGGCATCGGACCGGAATTGTTGGATCATGTCAAAACTGTCTTCAG GTTTGCTGGAGCACCAATTGACTTTGAAGAAATCACCATTAATGCCCGGACTTCTGAGCAGACAGACATGGAAAATGCTCTTCTCTCAGTGAAAAGAAATGGCGTTGCAATCAAAG GAAATATTGAAACAGCAATGGCAGACCCCAGTAAAAGGTCCATCAATGTCTCCCTCAG GACAGAACTTGATCTTTGGGCCAGCATTGTCCAGTGTAAAACGATTCCTGGGATTTCTGTGAGACACCAAGGCATTGATGTTGTGATCATTCGGGAAAATACAGAAGGAGAATATTCCAACCTGGAACATGAG aatGTGAATGGAGTTGttgaaagtttgaagatcatCACCAGGAAACGATGCATGAATATTGCAAAATACGCATTCGATTATGCAGTGAAGCATGGACGCAAGAAGGTCACGGCTATTCACAAGGCAAACATAAT gaAACTTGGTGATGGACTGTTTCTAGAATGTTGCAAAAATGTTGCAGAAGAATATCCACAAATCGAATTCAATAATATGATTGTTGATAATGCTTGCATGCAG ATGGTCTCCCATCCTCAACAATTTGATGTTTTAGTGTTGCCAAATCTTTATGGCAATATTCTAAGCAACGTTGCCACTGGAATGGTCGGAGGTGCTGGTGTTGTACCTGGCCGGAATATAGGAGATTCTTATGCCATTTTTGAAACT GGTACACGAAACTCGGGTCGCTCCATCCAAGGAAAGAACATTGCCAACCCAACGGGTATGTTATTAGCCAGCTGTGACATGCTAGATTACCTCGG CTGCTACAGATACGCCACGATGATTCGAGAGTCAGTCATGAATGTATTGATTTCTAAGAAG ATCCACACACCAGACGTTGGCGGAACCTCCTCCACCAGCGAAGTGATTGAGGCCATCCTTGATGATCTCCGACCAAAAGCCAGCAGTTG